DNA from Lates calcarifer isolate ASB-BC8 linkage group LG14, TLL_Latcal_v3, whole genome shotgun sequence:
CCCATTTTCAGAATGagtatttcaaattaaaatactcCAGTTTTTATAACGACACAGAACATAATGGTCCAGAAAGAACTGATGTGATTTATAATACACATCCTGTATggaaaatgtctcaacaacacTCAAACCAAACAATCAACATGAGTGATCACAGGTGTGGCTGCATATGATGTATTTACCCGTAGATGTGTTGTAGGCGTCACCAACGTTGGCAATCAGGGTGTTGTAAACCAGAGTGGTGTCTCCATCAAAGGGGCCATGGGCTCCACCATATTCAGCCAAAGCGCTGAATGCCACCatggttttctctgtgtaaaacaaaacattcaaagcagttttattctgtttaacTTGTGTATTTAATCATTGTATGCTTCTTCAAATCCAGTTTCTACATCTTTTTCCCACACGTTAGTTAActagttgttttattttacctttttctaTCAGGTCTGCAATCTTCTCTTCACAGTCCTTCAGTCTGCCTTCCAAACACGCCATCTCTGTTGGTTGGTCACTGGTGGTGGGATGGTGGGCTGActggtttctgtctctctgtctccaaaGCTGTGATCTGTAGGATCCCTGCAGCTGCTTTTATATTGTTTGATTGACGACAATGTGTTGTCACGTGGTTTACTTGTCTGGTTTCACAAGGCAGTGAGcaatacattttaacaaatttGTAGACACATGCATGTTTCTTGTTCCAGTAATACAGGGTTTTGTCATACTTGTTAAGAAACACTACATATATAGGGAAGGATGGGCTCTACCAGAAAATGAATTTTACCCATttgaaattgtaaaaaaaatatgtggtagtcagtgttgatgtttggatCTGTAGATtattcaacaaaacactgacagaagaaaacaaatgtgatggGAAGCTTTGGTGTTCTGGATGTGACCAGTTGATGATCACTGGTGTAGTTTATTGTTTGAATAAGTGTTTCTTGTTTTGACAAAGCACATTCTGATTTATTATTCTGTGCAAAATCTCGAGAGGTTTCTGGTGGATGTGGCATCCAGGTGCACATCAAGGACTGGAGTCCTTTACCCACCAGCCATTGAGGAACTGAGTCGAccttttcttctgctctgcACTCTTTCCTCTTCAGTGATGTATGAATTGAAGGTGTACGGCTTCATTTGTTCCTTCCTTCTCATGCCAAAGACCTTGCAAACCTCAGTGACTGAGTGGGCTCCAGtataacattcattttcattcattatgaGTACAGTATTCCTGctgaagaaatattttttgtttgtggtttgatCCACTCCTACACTGTAACTGCACCGCTGACCTCAACTGAACTTTAAAGGTTTGCAACATCAttgctgtgtgtgcagtattACACAATATAATCCAGCTGGACAGTGACAATGATGACATTAATAAGGATGATGACCACTGCAGAGTTCAAGAGGGCTGCATTTTCTCAGGACTTTACCAGCCATTATTTTAGCCATGAAGATGTCATTGTGTAAATTTCTTTAAACTTTAAAGCTTGTGACAGCTTTTATTGGGTTTTGTCTCAGTGTATAATATTCCTCTATCTATTCCTCTATATCACTCATGTagaaacataaacatttatAAGTCTAATTGTCCACAGAAATCACAGGCAAGTATTgctattgatttttctttctgttttcattcttcccaatttatttttagcagtttgtgtttggacTGTCGTCTTTCCACACAGATCAATCAGATCTATAGAATATATTAATTTGTAATTGGTCTAGGTATGATGATTAAATACACATGTAAGTCCATTTGGATAAAAGCGTAAATAGTTTTAGAGCATCCTGCTGTGTCTGGTTTGTCATTAAGAACTAATTATGACTTCCCAGGTACTTACTTTACAGATACTTTGCTTTAGGGAGCACAGAAAGGGAAGGTAATGGTCGGATAATCATGAATGAGGAACTACTCTGTAACTACTCAGGATGATGTGTCACTTTACTTGGAGGTGCAGCGAGAGTGACTAATAATTAAGTAATGAGGAATGAATGAGGCACCTTGGGCTACCAAACGTGTACATTCAgcttatttgattttttttggttCTCAACATATCGGTCAGTTTTAAGGCTAATTGTATGAAACTTGGCcaggatttgttttttattattatttttaaaattccatGATCCCCTCTATTGCAAGTTGTATAGAATAGGATTTGCATATATGCCTACACTCTTTATCCTTGGGACAGATTTGGTCCCATTGACTTCCATTATAACcacatatttttaatatattgtaATCCTGACATAATGCTATGactaaaaataattaaaaaaaataactttgtatCTATGATCAGGTCTGAAGTTGATgtggtgaaagtgaaaaacaatatttatatatagaatTTTTATTACACTTTTATGAAAGGGACCATTTTGGGAAAGGTGAAAAGTGTAACTTCATTTTTAAGGCCTTAAAAGTTAAGAGTCACTCAGGAACTACTCATtaacaatttattgattatcaGGTCTGATTATCTCCTGATTTGTTCTTCTGTAACATCTCACATTTCTTTGTACTGCACTGTAAAGTTTAACTGAAAGCTCGTGGAGTGTCCAAAACCAAAGGGTTGGTCCTCTGTGAACCAGTagattttcatatttcttgtcAAATTCATGACACGaaacagtaaatgaaacagTCAAGACTCATTTAATGAATGTTGTGATGATTTATTTTAGTTCACCACAGTAATATGACGTCAACAGCCAGTTGtttcaaactgaattttaatttcaatGTAGATGCATCATTGATCTCAGGCTTTTAGAATAATTTTTCTAGAGTCATCAATTCTGACTGACCAGAAAACCACTGAAGGTGGTGTGGCGCTCTGACGCCCAAACATGGTTGCCTTTAGGCAGACGCATGTGCACCTCGTCCCCTTTCTTTAGCTCTAGGACTGTTGCATTTCCTCCAGTATCAGCTGGGTCATAGCTGGCCTGGCCGTCATCTGACATTATAACGGGGTTGTCGTTCTTACACAGTATCAGCCCTGATGGGTGTTTTCCTTCAGCAcggaagaagaagatgaaataataaacaCCATCAACAGGTGCCTcaaacacacctgtggaaaCAAGTACATCAAATTAAAATACTCCAGTTTTTATAACAACACAGAACATGGTGGTTCAGAAAGAACTGAGCTGTTATCACGAGTGTGGCTGAATTATCTATTTACCTGTAGATATATTGTAGGCATCGCCGATGTTTGTGATCTTTTTGTTGTACCTCATAGTCTTGTCAGCATCAAAAGGTCCATAGTTTCCACCCTCATCTGCTGCTACACTGAATGCCACCTTGGGTTTCTctatataaaacaaaatattcaaaGCATTTCTGTTCTCAGATTACTTATGAAGCAACTTGCAGTTTGAATTTCTTACTGAATTTAAACACTAGTTTACATGACACACAGGCAGCTTCACAGATGCTGGACACGCTGCTTGTCTTTGCCTTatgtcattgtaaattgaatatctttggtgTTGGACATTTGGTCAGAAAAATCAATGAATTTGACCAGAATTAAAGTTGCTTTACCTTTTGTCTTCTGGTCCTCAATCTTTTCCTCACTGGCCTTCAGCTTGGTTTCCAAAGTTGCCAGTTTTACTTCCATCTGTCTTAGTTGATCTAGTATTGTGCTTGTCATTGTGCCGGCTCCAAAACTGTGATATGTAGAATTGTTAAAGCTGCTTTTATGTTGTTTGATTGTTGCCAAATGCCCTTCTTAACTATCCAGATAATCTGCTGTGGTGGGAGAATTCAGTATCATATGAAATTCACAAACAGTCCAATGAAACATAGATACACCTGTCCACATATTCATGCAGTTATcgtgtggcagcagtgcagtgcataaaTTCCTGCAGAtgcaggtcaggagcttcagttatCGTTAATATGGCTGGTCTGAATATTTCTAAAACTGCTGATGTCCCAGGATTTTCAGTTGAACAGTTGAGTTCACTCAAAATGGGACAGACCGAGATCTGGAAGCAACTCCTCCCTGTGTcccatttcctgtttcattgCTGAAGCCACTCTTTGCCCATTCCCTGCGCCCACCAGCAATTGTCAATGACTGCTCTTCCTTCACTGTCTGGTGTGCTTCTTCTCCAGTGAACCCTGTGTCTGATCAAACTATCTGATCAACAAGTAAGTAAACAGGACATTTGACTCCAGCCTTCAGTGCTTTACCGTTTTTTGCAGTTTGGGATTTGGAGAAATGTGTGGAGGTTAAATGGTGTTGTGCACTATGGTCCACTCTCACACTGTGATGGCTTAGTGGTGACACATGAACAATAATGAGCCTCGTAAGCCTTGTAAGACCTGTTCTTTTCTTGCTAAGACAAGTTATCACAAAAATTAAAGTCCTTTAAGCCACATGTTCGTCTTCCTCCAGGCTTTACCCAGGGCAACACATTAACAATTCCCAGCCTACTACTGTGTATAACACCTGGTATCAGGACAGCTTCTACTGCGCTGGCAGAGATCCCTGTGACCTGAGTAAATTTCTGGGAACTGTGATGCAAGAAAGATCTGACCTTGACTATTTTTTTCTATCACAGCCAAAGAGTTCACTTGGTTGCAagcaaaaaaacacttttgcattgtaaatgtattcagtttcaggaaactgttttattcctcttttgTTATGAGTGTATAAGTATTAAAAGCAGCAGGACTCCAAACCTTCCCATGCAGGAAGGTAAAGTTTCACACATGTTAATGTTGGTGCTTCCATTAATGACTTGTCCCGTGTGGAAGGTTACAACAGGAGCTGCGGAGGTAGGATTCCTTACTGCTGATCTGGTGCAAAGAACAAGGGGAagcaaattaaatcaaacaaacagctcTTACCTCAAAACGAGCTCCAACTTCAGTGACAAGAGCAGCTCTGTCAGTGCGAGGAGCTGCTTGTTGGCATCAAgcacgaggagga
Protein-coding regions in this window:
- the LOC108890738 gene encoding complement C1q-like protein 2, which gives rise to MTSTILDQLRQMEVKLATLETKLKASEEKIEDQKTKEKPKVAFSVAADEGGNYGPFDADKTMRYNKKITNIGDAYNISTGVFEAPVDGVYYFIFFFRAEGKHPSGLILCKNDNPVIMSDDGQASYDPADTGGNATVLELKKGDEVHMRLPKGNHVWASERHTTFSGFLVSQN